A single genomic interval of Prunus dulcis chromosome 5, ALMONDv2, whole genome shotgun sequence harbors:
- the LOC117628719 gene encoding H/ACA ribonucleoprotein complex subunit 4-like gives MASSDDERTPVKAVAKVTDTEKKKKKHRDKDDDLDKDFMIKPQSSTPSMDTSQWPILLKNYDRLNVRTGHYTPLPSGYSPLKRPLAEYIRYGVINLDKPANPSSHEVVAWIKRILRVEKTGHSGTLDPKVTGNLIVCIDRATRLVKSQQGAGKEYVCVARLHSAVPDVAKVARALEALTGAVFQRPPLISAVKRQLRIRTIYESKLLEFDADKHLVVFWISCEAGTYVRTLCVHLGLLLGVGGHMQELRRVRSGIMGEKDNMVTMHDVMDAQWVYDNHRDESYLRRIIMPLEVLLTSYKRLVVKDSAVNAICYGAKLMIPGLLRFENDIEVGEEIVLMTTKGEAIALGIAEMTTAVMATCDHGVVAKIKRVVMDRDTYPRKWGLGPRASMKKKLIAEGKLDKHGKPTESTPQEWTRNVVLPTGGDSIVAGTAAALATEPALAEKETTLVEEKKEKKKKDKHKDEEESKESRKRKLEERAESPVPVPAKKSKGEEVDKSEKKKKKKKDKENGVLEASDVEKSEKKVKKEQKDKVEAGSPETEKSEKKKKKKNKEAEENGAATPAGADDLKGDGEADKSEKKKKKKKKDKADAEED, from the coding sequence ATGGCTTCGTCTGATGATGAACGAACCCCAGTGAAGGCTGTGGCGAAAGTGACAGatacagagaagaagaagaagaagcatagAGACAAAGACGATGATTTAGACAAAGACTTCATGATTAAGCCCCAGAGCTCGACTCCCTCCATGGACACCTCCCAGTGGCCTATCCTTCTCAAAAACTATGACCGCCTCAATGTTCGAACTGGACACTACACCCCTCTTCCCTCCGGGTATTCCCCACTTAAGCGCCCTCTTGCCGAGTACATCCGATATGGTGTTATCAATCTTGACAAGCCTGCCAACCCCTCCTCGCACGAGGTTGTTGCTTGGATTAAACGCATCCTTCGTGTAGAGAAAACTGGCCACAGTGGTACTCTGGATCCCAAGGTTACAGGTAATCTCATTGTCTGTATTGACCGAGCTACGCGACTTGTGAAGTCCCAGCAGGGTGCAGGGAAAGAGTATGTCTGTGTTGCACGCTTGCATTCAGCCGTGCCGGATGTTGCCAAGGTGGCTCGGGCCCTTGAAGCCCTTACTGGGGCTGTCTTTCAGAGGCCACCTTTGATATCAGCAGTCAAGAGGCAGCTTAGGATTAGGACTATATATGAAAGCAAGCTACTTGAGTTTGACGCAGATAAACATTTGGTCGTTTTCTGGATTTCATGCGAGGCAGGAACCTATGTGCGTACCCTGTGTGTGCATTTGGGTCTGCTTCTTGGAGTGGGAGGGCATATGCAGGAGCTGAGGAGGGTCAGGTCTGGAATTATGGGCGAGAAAGACAACATGGTTACCATGCACGATGTCATGGATGCTCAATGGGTGTATGATAATCATAGGGATGAGAGTTATTTGCGGAGGATCATCATGCCTCTTGAGGTGCTGTTGACCAGTTATAAGAGATTGGTTGTCAAGGACTCAGCAGTGAATGCCATTTGCTATGGTGCCAAGTTAATGATTCCAGGGCTGCTCAGGTTTGAGAATGATATTGAGGTTGGAGAGGAAATTGTGCTTATGACTACCAAAGGAGAAGCAATTGCATTGGGAATTGCTGAGATGACCACTGCTGTGATGGCAACTTGTGATCATGGTGTGGTGGCAAAGATTAAGAGGGTGGTGATGGATCGGGATACTTATCCAAGGAAGTGGGGATTGGGACCAAGGGCGTCCATGAAGAAGAAGTTAATTGCAGAAGGGAAATTAGATAAGCATGGGAAGCCTACTGAGAGTACCCCTCAAGAATGGACGAGGAATGTGGTTTTACCTACAGGTGGGGATTCTATTGTTGCAGGCACTGCTGCTGCGCTTGCCACTGAACCTGCTCTGGCAGAGAAGGAGACCACTCTTGTagaggagaagaaggagaagaaaaagaaggacaAACACAAGGATGAAGAGGAATCTAAGGAGAGTCGTAAGCGCAAACTAGAGGAAAGGGCCGAGAGCCCTGTTCCTGTTCCTGCTAAGAAAAGCAAAGGTGAAGAAGTTGACAagtcagaaaagaaaaagaagaagaaaaaggacaaAGAGAATGGTGTTTTGGAGGCTTCAGATGTGGAGAAGTCAGAGAAGAAGGTGAAGAAGGAACAGAAAGATAAAGTTGAAGCTGGTTCACCTGAAACCGAAAAgtcagagaagaaaaagaagaagaaaaacaaagaggcTGAGGAAAATGGTGCTGCGACTCCCGCTGGCGCTGATGACTTGAAGGGTGATGGCGAGGCTGATAAGagtgagaaaaagaagaagaagaagaaaaaggataaAGCAGATGCAGAAGAGGATTAG